One part of the Pseudopipra pipra isolate bDixPip1 chromosome 3, bDixPip1.hap1, whole genome shotgun sequence genome encodes these proteins:
- the GLO1 gene encoding lactoylglutathione lyase isoform X1 produces MAAPAELSGLTDEAAYGACSEPDASTKDFMFQQTMLRVKDPKKSLDFYTRVLGMTLLQKFDFPTMKFSLYFLGYEDKNDIPKDKTERTPWTFSRKATLELTHNWGTESDEKQSYHNGNSDPRGFGHIGIAVPDVYKACKRFEELGVKFVKKPDDGKMKGLAFVQDPDGYWIEILNPNHMVTLT; encoded by the exons ATGGCGGCCCCCGCAGAGCTCAGCGGGCTCACGGACGAGGCAGCCTACGGCGCCTGCTCGGAGCCGGATGCCAGCACGAag GATTTTATGTTCCAGCAGACAATGTTAAGAGTAAAAGATCCTAAGAAGTCATTGGATTTTTATACAAGGGTTCTTGGAATGAC ACTGCTTCAAAAATTTGACTTTCCTACTATGAAGTTCTCACTGTATTTCCTGGGCTATGAAGATAAAAACGATATCCCAAAAGATAAAACGGAGAGAACACCTTGGACCTTTTCTAGAAAAGCTACACTCGAACTGACACA CAACTGGGGCACTGAAAGTGATGAAAAGCAGTCTTATCACAATGGCAATTCAGATCCCCGAGGATTTG GACACATTGGAATTGCTGTTCCTGATGTCTATAAAGCTTGTAAGAGGTTTGAAGAACTAGGAGTGAAATTTGTGAAGAAACCAGATGATG GTAAAATGAAAGGACTTGCATTTGTTCAGGATCCTGATGGCTACTGGATTGAAATTTTGAATCCTAACCACATGGTGACTCTCACTTAA
- the GLO1 gene encoding lactoylglutathione lyase isoform X2, translating into MEAGGMYHQDFMFQQTMLRVKDPKKSLDFYTRVLGMTLLQKFDFPTMKFSLYFLGYEDKNDIPKDKTERTPWTFSRKATLELTHNWGTESDEKQSYHNGNSDPRGFGHIGIAVPDVYKACKRFEELGVKFVKKPDDGKMKGLAFVQDPDGYWIEILNPNHMVTLT; encoded by the exons ATGGAAGCTGGAGGAATGTATCATCAG GATTTTATGTTCCAGCAGACAATGTTAAGAGTAAAAGATCCTAAGAAGTCATTGGATTTTTATACAAGGGTTCTTGGAATGAC ACTGCTTCAAAAATTTGACTTTCCTACTATGAAGTTCTCACTGTATTTCCTGGGCTATGAAGATAAAAACGATATCCCAAAAGATAAAACGGAGAGAACACCTTGGACCTTTTCTAGAAAAGCTACACTCGAACTGACACA CAACTGGGGCACTGAAAGTGATGAAAAGCAGTCTTATCACAATGGCAATTCAGATCCCCGAGGATTTG GACACATTGGAATTGCTGTTCCTGATGTCTATAAAGCTTGTAAGAGGTTTGAAGAACTAGGAGTGAAATTTGTGAAGAAACCAGATGATG GTAAAATGAAAGGACTTGCATTTGTTCAGGATCCTGATGGCTACTGGATTGAAATTTTGAATCCTAACCACATGGTGACTCTCACTTAA
- the GLO1 gene encoding lactoylglutathione lyase isoform X3, with protein sequence MFQQTMLRVKDPKKSLDFYTRVLGMTLLQKFDFPTMKFSLYFLGYEDKNDIPKDKTERTPWTFSRKATLELTHNWGTESDEKQSYHNGNSDPRGFGHIGIAVPDVYKACKRFEELGVKFVKKPDDGKMKGLAFVQDPDGYWIEILNPNHMVTLT encoded by the exons ATGTTCCAGCAGACAATGTTAAGAGTAAAAGATCCTAAGAAGTCATTGGATTTTTATACAAGGGTTCTTGGAATGAC ACTGCTTCAAAAATTTGACTTTCCTACTATGAAGTTCTCACTGTATTTCCTGGGCTATGAAGATAAAAACGATATCCCAAAAGATAAAACGGAGAGAACACCTTGGACCTTTTCTAGAAAAGCTACACTCGAACTGACACA CAACTGGGGCACTGAAAGTGATGAAAAGCAGTCTTATCACAATGGCAATTCAGATCCCCGAGGATTTG GACACATTGGAATTGCTGTTCCTGATGTCTATAAAGCTTGTAAGAGGTTTGAAGAACTAGGAGTGAAATTTGTGAAGAAACCAGATGATG GTAAAATGAAAGGACTTGCATTTGTTCAGGATCCTGATGGCTACTGGATTGAAATTTTGAATCCTAACCACATGGTGACTCTCACTTAA